From Pogoniulus pusillus isolate bPogPus1 chromosome 5, bPogPus1.pri, whole genome shotgun sequence, the proteins below share one genomic window:
- the GYG2 gene encoding glycogenin-2 isoform X1, whose product MPFLCCCAGVPANVTRLPLSSAGKRLIPFCDLPCPSGAGEAAAEVGTVGLGRGPCPCPAGTRLQQHVRSVLHSVFDEVVEVDTLDSADSVRLTLMQRPELGVTFTKLHCWTLTHYSKCVFMDADTLVLCNVDELFDREEFSAAPDSGWPDCFNSGVFVFRPSLKTYNLLLQFAAEHGSFDGGDQGLLNSFFSNWATADIGKHLPFLYNLSSSAVYTYIPAFNHFGRDAKVVHFLGATKPWNYRYNLQTKRVMQDGTTTGSFHQLSFLALWWNIYSASVWPLLEKLQKMKESESEECEHTSDEVEINLKDTSPYVANTLQMPVLPEQVYEIDPTASSPEELTSEVNEVAHSISELSIHFTPEEPSPEDERRKWEEGRMEYMGKDAFEHIKKKLDAFLH is encoded by the exons ATGCcgttcctctgctgctgcgcAGGAGTTCCTGCGAATGTAACTCGCCTACCACTGTCTTCAGCAGGAAAGAGGCTAATCCCATTTTGCGATTTGCCCTGCCCGTCTGGAGCAGGTGAGGCCGCAGCAGAGGTGGGCACCGTGGGCCTGGGCCGTGGGCCGTGCCCCTGCCCGGCTGGCACCCGCCTGCAGCAGCATGTCCG GTCTGTCCTCCATAGTGTGTTTGATGAAGTCGTTGAGGTGGATACGCTTGACAGTGCTGACTCAGTCCGTTTGACTCTGATGCAGAGACCAGAACTAGGTGTAACCTTCACTAAGCTTCACTGTTGGACTCTTACTCATTATAGCAAATGTGTCTTCATGGATGCAGACACATTG GTGCTTTGCAATGTTGATGAGTTATTTGACCGAGAGGAGTTTTCAGCAGCTCCTGATTCTGGCTGGCCTGACTGCTTCAACAGTGGTGTGTTTGTGTTCCGACCTTCTTTGAAAACTTACAACCTGCTGCTCCAGTTTGCTGCTGAACATGGCAGCTTTGATG GGGGTGATCAAGGTTTGTTGAATAGTTTCTTCAGCAACTGGGCAACAGCAGATATTGGCAAACACTTACCTTTCCTCTATAACTTAAGCAGCAGTGCTGTATACACCTACATCCCTGCTTTCAATCA TTTTGGGAGAGATGCCAAAGTTGTTCACTTCTTGGGAGCGACAAAACCCTGGAACTACAGATACAACCTTCAAACAAAGAGAGTGATGCAGGATGGTACTACCACTGGATCATTTCATCAACTGTCATTTCTTGCCCTCTGGTGGAATATATACAGTGCCAGTGTATGGCCTTTGTTGGAAAAACTTCAAAAGATGAAAGAATCAGAATCTGAGGAATGTGAG CACACTTCTGATGAAGTTGAAATCAATCTGAAAGATACCAGTCCTTATGTGGCCAACACACTGCAAATGCCTGTGCTTCCAGAGCAGGTATATGAAATAGATCCTACAGCATCTTCACCTGAAGAACTCACCTCTGAAGTT AATGAGGTTGCACATTCCATTTCAGAGCTGTCTATACACTTCACACCAGAAGAACCAAGTCCAGAAGATGAACGGAGAAAATGGGAGGAAGGGCGCATGGAGTATATGGGGAAAGATGCTTTTGAACATATCAAAAAGAAACTGGATGCATTTTTACACTAA
- the GYG2 gene encoding glycogenin-2 isoform X2 yields the protein MSVTDQAFVTLATNDVYCQGALVLGQSLRNNTTSRKLAVLITPEVSSGMRSVLHSVFDEVVEVDTLDSADSVRLTLMQRPELGVTFTKLHCWTLTHYSKCVFMDADTLVLCNVDELFDREEFSAAPDSGWPDCFNSGVFVFRPSLKTYNLLLQFAAEHGSFDGGDQGLLNSFFSNWATADIGKHLPFLYNLSSSAVYTYIPAFNHFGRDAKVVHFLGATKPWNYRYNLQTKRVMQDGTTTGSFHQLSFLALWWNIYSASVWPLLEKLQKMKESESEECEHTSDEVEINLKDTSPYVANTLQMPVLPEQVYEIDPTASSPEELTSEVNEVAHSISELSIHFTPEEPSPEDERRKWEEGRMEYMGKDAFEHIKKKLDAFLH from the exons ATGTCCG TAACAGATCAAGCCTTTGTGACCCTTGCTACCAATGATGTGTACTGTCAAGGTGCGCTGGTTCTGGGACAGTCATTGAGGAACAATACGACATCTAGAAAATTGGCAGTACTAATCACACCAGAGGTTTCCAGTGGAATGAG GTCTGTCCTCCATAGTGTGTTTGATGAAGTCGTTGAGGTGGATACGCTTGACAGTGCTGACTCAGTCCGTTTGACTCTGATGCAGAGACCAGAACTAGGTGTAACCTTCACTAAGCTTCACTGTTGGACTCTTACTCATTATAGCAAATGTGTCTTCATGGATGCAGACACATTG GTGCTTTGCAATGTTGATGAGTTATTTGACCGAGAGGAGTTTTCAGCAGCTCCTGATTCTGGCTGGCCTGACTGCTTCAACAGTGGTGTGTTTGTGTTCCGACCTTCTTTGAAAACTTACAACCTGCTGCTCCAGTTTGCTGCTGAACATGGCAGCTTTGATG GGGGTGATCAAGGTTTGTTGAATAGTTTCTTCAGCAACTGGGCAACAGCAGATATTGGCAAACACTTACCTTTCCTCTATAACTTAAGCAGCAGTGCTGTATACACCTACATCCCTGCTTTCAATCA TTTTGGGAGAGATGCCAAAGTTGTTCACTTCTTGGGAGCGACAAAACCCTGGAACTACAGATACAACCTTCAAACAAAGAGAGTGATGCAGGATGGTACTACCACTGGATCATTTCATCAACTGTCATTTCTTGCCCTCTGGTGGAATATATACAGTGCCAGTGTATGGCCTTTGTTGGAAAAACTTCAAAAGATGAAAGAATCAGAATCTGAGGAATGTGAG CACACTTCTGATGAAGTTGAAATCAATCTGAAAGATACCAGTCCTTATGTGGCCAACACACTGCAAATGCCTGTGCTTCCAGAGCAGGTATATGAAATAGATCCTACAGCATCTTCACCTGAAGAACTCACCTCTGAAGTT AATGAGGTTGCACATTCCATTTCAGAGCTGTCTATACACTTCACACCAGAAGAACCAAGTCCAGAAGATGAACGGAGAAAATGGGAGGAAGGGCGCATGGAGTATATGGGGAAAGATGCTTTTGAACATATCAAAAAGAAACTGGATGCATTTTTACACTAA
- the GYG2 gene encoding glycogenin-2 isoform X3, whose protein sequence is MITDQAFVTLATNDVYCQGALVLGQSLRNNTTSRKLAVLITPEVSSGMRSVLHSVFDEVVEVDTLDSADSVRLTLMQRPELGVTFTKLHCWTLTHYSKCVFMDADTLVLCNVDELFDREEFSAAPDSGWPDCFNSGVFVFRPSLKTYNLLLQFAAEHGSFDGGDQGLLNSFFSNWATADIGKHLPFLYNLSSSAVYTYIPAFNHFGRDAKVVHFLGATKPWNYRYNLQTKRVMQDGTTTGSFHQLSFLALWWNIYSASVWPLLEKLQKMKESESEECEHTSDEVEINLKDTSPYVANTLQMPVLPEQVYEIDPTASSPEELTSEVNEVAHSISELSIHFTPEEPSPEDERRKWEEGRMEYMGKDAFEHIKKKLDAFLH, encoded by the exons ATGA TAACAGATCAAGCCTTTGTGACCCTTGCTACCAATGATGTGTACTGTCAAGGTGCGCTGGTTCTGGGACAGTCATTGAGGAACAATACGACATCTAGAAAATTGGCAGTACTAATCACACCAGAGGTTTCCAGTGGAATGAG GTCTGTCCTCCATAGTGTGTTTGATGAAGTCGTTGAGGTGGATACGCTTGACAGTGCTGACTCAGTCCGTTTGACTCTGATGCAGAGACCAGAACTAGGTGTAACCTTCACTAAGCTTCACTGTTGGACTCTTACTCATTATAGCAAATGTGTCTTCATGGATGCAGACACATTG GTGCTTTGCAATGTTGATGAGTTATTTGACCGAGAGGAGTTTTCAGCAGCTCCTGATTCTGGCTGGCCTGACTGCTTCAACAGTGGTGTGTTTGTGTTCCGACCTTCTTTGAAAACTTACAACCTGCTGCTCCAGTTTGCTGCTGAACATGGCAGCTTTGATG GGGGTGATCAAGGTTTGTTGAATAGTTTCTTCAGCAACTGGGCAACAGCAGATATTGGCAAACACTTACCTTTCCTCTATAACTTAAGCAGCAGTGCTGTATACACCTACATCCCTGCTTTCAATCA TTTTGGGAGAGATGCCAAAGTTGTTCACTTCTTGGGAGCGACAAAACCCTGGAACTACAGATACAACCTTCAAACAAAGAGAGTGATGCAGGATGGTACTACCACTGGATCATTTCATCAACTGTCATTTCTTGCCCTCTGGTGGAATATATACAGTGCCAGTGTATGGCCTTTGTTGGAAAAACTTCAAAAGATGAAAGAATCAGAATCTGAGGAATGTGAG CACACTTCTGATGAAGTTGAAATCAATCTGAAAGATACCAGTCCTTATGTGGCCAACACACTGCAAATGCCTGTGCTTCCAGAGCAGGTATATGAAATAGATCCTACAGCATCTTCACCTGAAGAACTCACCTCTGAAGTT AATGAGGTTGCACATTCCATTTCAGAGCTGTCTATACACTTCACACCAGAAGAACCAAGTCCAGAAGATGAACGGAGAAAATGGGAGGAAGGGCGCATGGAGTATATGGGGAAAGATGCTTTTGAACATATCAAAAAGAAACTGGATGCATTTTTACACTAA
- the GYG2 gene encoding glycogenin-2 isoform X4 gives MRSVLHSVFDEVVEVDTLDSADSVRLTLMQRPELGVTFTKLHCWTLTHYSKCVFMDADTLVLCNVDELFDREEFSAAPDSGWPDCFNSGVFVFRPSLKTYNLLLQFAAEHGSFDGGDQGLLNSFFSNWATADIGKHLPFLYNLSSSAVYTYIPAFNHFGRDAKVVHFLGATKPWNYRYNLQTKRVMQDGTTTGSFHQLSFLALWWNIYSASVWPLLEKLQKMKESESEECEHTSDEVEINLKDTSPYVANTLQMPVLPEQVYEIDPTASSPEELTSEVNEVAHSISELSIHFTPEEPSPEDERRKWEEGRMEYMGKDAFEHIKKKLDAFLH, from the exons ATGAG GTCTGTCCTCCATAGTGTGTTTGATGAAGTCGTTGAGGTGGATACGCTTGACAGTGCTGACTCAGTCCGTTTGACTCTGATGCAGAGACCAGAACTAGGTGTAACCTTCACTAAGCTTCACTGTTGGACTCTTACTCATTATAGCAAATGTGTCTTCATGGATGCAGACACATTG GTGCTTTGCAATGTTGATGAGTTATTTGACCGAGAGGAGTTTTCAGCAGCTCCTGATTCTGGCTGGCCTGACTGCTTCAACAGTGGTGTGTTTGTGTTCCGACCTTCTTTGAAAACTTACAACCTGCTGCTCCAGTTTGCTGCTGAACATGGCAGCTTTGATG GGGGTGATCAAGGTTTGTTGAATAGTTTCTTCAGCAACTGGGCAACAGCAGATATTGGCAAACACTTACCTTTCCTCTATAACTTAAGCAGCAGTGCTGTATACACCTACATCCCTGCTTTCAATCA TTTTGGGAGAGATGCCAAAGTTGTTCACTTCTTGGGAGCGACAAAACCCTGGAACTACAGATACAACCTTCAAACAAAGAGAGTGATGCAGGATGGTACTACCACTGGATCATTTCATCAACTGTCATTTCTTGCCCTCTGGTGGAATATATACAGTGCCAGTGTATGGCCTTTGTTGGAAAAACTTCAAAAGATGAAAGAATCAGAATCTGAGGAATGTGAG CACACTTCTGATGAAGTTGAAATCAATCTGAAAGATACCAGTCCTTATGTGGCCAACACACTGCAAATGCCTGTGCTTCCAGAGCAGGTATATGAAATAGATCCTACAGCATCTTCACCTGAAGAACTCACCTCTGAAGTT AATGAGGTTGCACATTCCATTTCAGAGCTGTCTATACACTTCACACCAGAAGAACCAAGTCCAGAAGATGAACGGAGAAAATGGGAGGAAGGGCGCATGGAGTATATGGGGAAAGATGCTTTTGAACATATCAAAAAGAAACTGGATGCATTTTTACACTAA